The Phormidium yuhuli AB48 DNA window GACGGTGACGTTACTTTCGTCGCATATTTTGGCAATTTCGTTGTAGATGAGGTTGGTTTTTTGTTCTTTAATCCAGCCTAGGTTGAGGACGACATCGAGTTCCGAGGCTCCTTGTTCGACGGCGTCTAAGGCTTCGTAGAGTTTGCTGGCTGAGGTGGTGGCTCCACTGGGAAAGCCGATGACGGTTGAGACGGTGGGGGCTTTTCCCTGTAAGCATTCTCGGGCTAGGAAAACTCGACTGGGATAGACACAGACGGAGGCAAAGCCAAAACGCTCGGCTTCGGTACACCATTTGCGCACTAGCTCGTCTCCAGCGCCGGGGTTGAGGAGGGAATGGTCGATAAAAGGGGCAATATCGAGGTCGATTGTCTCGGGTGTCATGGGGGGAATTAAAGGTTTTTAAGGATTGTTTGAGATTTAGATTAAATGATTGGTTGTTAACTGTTTTGATAGAAAATCTTCTTGTTTTAAAATGTTTAATAAATTGGTATCTCGTTCTAAGAGGCAGGCATGACCGCTGTGGGGCAGGTGGTGAATTTTGGCGTTGGGGAGGATTCGGATGAGATCTTGGGCTTCGTTGAGGGAGGGGAGGAGATGGTCTAAGGTACTGGCGAGGATAAGGGTGGGGGGGTGGATGCGGGCTAGGTCTTCGGGGGGAATGCGAAAGTCCCGGAGGAGGCCAATTCGCCAGGTGATGGCTTTACTGGAGACGTGACGCATGGCATCGAGGAGGGCGTGGCGGTTTTCGGGGGGGATGCGATCAAGGGCGGCTAGGAAGGGCAGTAATCCCAGGGCTGAGATGGCGTTGAGGACGTCGGGCATCCATTGGACGAGGTGAGACCCCCATAGCAGCAGAGGACGGCGTTGTAGGGCGGAGGCGGGGTTACTGAGGATGAGGCGATCGCAGCAGTCGGGCTGCTGACTGGCCATCATTAGGGCTAAACAGCCGCCAAAGGATTCGCCAAATAGGTAGAGGGGGCGACCTTGACGCAGGGGGGCTAGTAAGTCTAAGGTCTCTTGGGCTAGGCTGTGCCAATCCCGTAGGTCGTCTGGGGGCAGTTGCAGACAGCGAATGTCAAAATGGGGGGCGAGATGGGGCAGTTGCGATCGCAGGAGGTAGCCAGACCCATCCATCCCGGGGAGATAGACAAACAGCGGCTGATGGGGCTTGGGTTGGCTGGGGGTCAGAAGGGTGAGTGGGGTCATCAGCGAGTCGATTGGAGTAAGTCTAAGATTTCATCATGGCAGGTTTGGGTCACCCGTTTGACGGCAGCTTTGCCTTGGCTTCCTTGATAGGCCTGGCGATCGCCCTGACGAATCCAATAGGGATGACCCACGGATACCGCCAGCCGTTTATAAACCACCATGGGATGCCAGCCGGGCTGGTCAAACAGGGGTTCGCTGGGGTCGAACATCCGCAAGAGGCGGATGGGAATCGGTTGATAGATTTGTTCTTCAAGGGCAACAATCGCCATCGGTAGAATGGCCACATCCTGACGGGGATGACGACTGGCAAACTGTAGGGCCAAATGGGCAAAGCCTCGATGAAACGGTCGTAGCGATCGCGCTTCCGTTTGGCTGACCATTGGCTGGGTTCCTTCGGGGAACACCCCCACCGGTTCTCGTTGGGCTAATAAGTCACTCCCCTGGCGTAGAAAACTTTGCTGCCGACGTCGGGCATCCTCTAGGGGAAAGGCCCCCATCCCGGTGACGACATCTCGCATCAGAGGAACTTGGCCCATATAGTGATGACAGGCAAAGCGAATGGGACGATTGAGGGCCGCCATCAAGACTGGGGCATCTAAGATGCTGCGATGGTTACTGGCAATGACTAAGGAGCCAGATTCAGGAATGCGGTCTTCATGATAGAGAAACAATTTGATACCGAGGCTCCCCAATACACCACGGGACAGTTGTAAAGCGTTTTCTACGGGCATAGTTTAAGGGTTGGCAGACAGTGGAGGGGAAATTTGAGCAATCATCGAGAGGCCATGCTGCCTCAAGGGTTCCTTGAGGCTTAAGCAGGGGGGTGACCCGGTGTCAACTCTAGCTTAACAAAAATATATAATGCAGGCGAGGCGGGTGGGGCATCTCAGCCTTCAAGCCCGACTTTGGCACAGAACCCACAGTATATGATAAATATACTTTCCTGGAGCTTTCGGCGGAATCCCCTTTTATGAGTTCTAATCCAAGTCACGATCAGACCTTTGCGTTAACAACCCCTCTCTACTACGTCAACGCTCTCCCCCATATTGGCAGTGCCTATACGACGGTGGCCGCCGATGTCCTGGCCCGCTTCTACCGGCTTCTGGGATATTCGGTGTCATTGGTCACAGGGACTGATGAGCATGGACAGAAAATCCAACGCACGGCCCAAGAGAAGCAACGGGACCCGCAAGCCTACTGTGATGAGGTGGTGGCCTGCTTTGAAGACCTATGGCAAAAGCTCAATATCCAGTATGACAGTTTTAGCCGCACGACGGCCCCTCGTCATGAGGCGATCGTGCGGGAGTTCTTTCAGCGGGTTTGGGACAATGGCGATATTTACTTAGGTCAGCAGAAAGGTTGGTATTGTGTGGCCTGTGAGGAGTTTAAGGATGAAGGGGAACTCCTAGAAGACCATTACTGTCCCCTACACCCCAATCGCCAGGTGGAATGGCGGGATGAGGAAAATTACTTTTTTCGCCTCTCGAAGTATCAACAGCCCTTAGAAGACCTCTACGAGAAGCAACCGGACTTTATTCAACCGCCGATGCGCCGTAATGAGGTGCTGAGTTTTGTCCAGGGGGGCCTACAAGACTTCTCCATCTCTCGGGTCAACATGGACTGGGGGTTTCCGGTTCCTGAGAATCCTGACCATACCCTCTATGTCTGGTTTGATGCCCTGTTGGGCTATCTCACGGGGCTTTTGAAACCTGAGGATGAGCCAACGTTAGAGCAAGTCTTAGCCCGAAGCTACCCCTTCCAACTGCATCTGATTGGTAAGGATATCTTGCGCTTCCATGCCGTCTATTGGCCCGCGATGCTGCTTTCGGCGGGGATGCCCTTACCGGGACGGGTCTTTGGTCACGGCTTTCTGACTAAGGATGGTCATAAAATTAGTAAAACCTTAGGCAATACAGTGGACCCGGTGGATCTGGTAGAACGCTTCGGGTCTGATGCCTTTCGTTATTATTTTATGAAGGAAATCGAGTTTGGCCGAGATGGTGATTACAATGAAACTCGTTTTATCAATACCATCAATGCTGACCTCGCCAATGATTTGGGGAATCTTCTTAATCGCACCCTGGGAATGGCCCGCAAATACTGCGGTGGCTCCGTTCCCCACCTGGATATTGCCAGCATCTCTGGGGAGAACCCACTTAAGGCATTGGGGGAAACCTTGACGCCACGGGTGCGCTCTGCTTATGAGGGCCTCGCTTTCCATGAGGCTTGTGTCGCCAGTTTGAGCCTGGTGCGTGCGGGCAATAAGTATATTGACGATCGCGCTCCCTGGTCTCTGTATAAACAGGGGGAACAGGCAGCTGTTGAGGAGGTTCTCTATAGTGTATTGGAGTCGGTGCGTCTGGTGGCCTATTTATTATCCCCGGTGGTGCCTCACTTGAGTACTGCCATTTATGGGCAATTAGGCTACGGCACTGATTTTGATCAACATCAGTCCGTTCGAGAAACCGCAGGCTTTGAGCATCATGGGGCTTGGGGCGTTTTACCCCCTGGGCAATCCTTAAATAAACCTGAACCTGTTTTTCGGCGTATTGAGGTTCTAAGCGAGTAATCTCAATGGGTGTAGATTAGTGGGGGGTGCGATCGCCTCTGTTATTAGAGATCTTCATAAGATCCAAGACAGACGGTTAATCGAACCCTTTGTCTTTTTTTTCAAAAACCAGAAATTATAATGGGACTAGAGCCTCGTCGTCATCATAGACGTCATCCGGGGAATTTCATTTAAATTTTCTGATAGATAACAAAGCTGAGGATAACAAGCCATGTTAAACGATTTCGAGCAGGACTCGATATTTACGCCGGAACAGGTGCTGGAGAACCGAGGTCGCGTGGCGATTTTTATTGATGGTTCTAACCTGTTCTATGCCGCCATGCAATTGGGCATGGAAATTGACTATACGAAGCTGCTTTGTCGCTTGACGGCGGGATCGCGGCTGTTGCGCTCCTTTTTCTATACGGGGGTCGATCGCACCAATGAGAAGCAACAGGGGTTTCTACTCTGGATGCGTCGTAATGGCTATCGTGTGATTGCCAAGGATTTGGTGCAGCTTCCCGATGGCTCCAAAAAGGCCAACTTAGATGTGGAAATTGCGGTGGATATGATGGCCCTGGTGGGTGCCTATGATACGGCCATCCTGGTGAGTGGGGATGGGGATCTCGCCTATGCGGTGGATGCGGTGAGTTATCGCGGGGTGCGGGTTGAGGTGGTCAGTTTACGCTCGATGACCAGTGATAGTCTCATCAATGTGGCTGACCGCTATATTGATTTGGAGAATATCAAGGAGGAAATCCAAAAAAACCCTAGGCATCATCCCTACACCTATCGTCCTCTATCCGGTGTGGGGGGGTCTCCAGTGATTGAGGATAAACCCACTAAATAAGGTTCATTTCAGGGCAGTTTTATGACCTCTATCTGTTTTGGGTCTCAGGGGAGGCGAGCCATCCGGCGATCGCGTTCCCTGGGTGTCCTTCTGTTGTCCGTGTTTGTCCTGACGGCTTGCACCCCAACCCCTCAATCTCCTGATTCCGCTGAGTCGATTCCCTCGCAACAGGTTGATCCCAGTTTGGTGTTTGAGAATGTCAGTTTGCGACAGGTTGGCGATGATGGAACGGTAGTTTGGGTCATCGAAGCGGAACGGGTGACCTACAGTGGCGATCGCCAGGTGGCTCAATTGGAAAATGTTTCGGGTCAACTCTACCGAGATGGTGAGCCGATTTATCAAGTTGAGGGCCGCTCGGGCATTCTGGAACAGGAGGACCAGAGGATGTTGCTCGGGGATGAGGTGGTGGTGATTGATTTGCGAGATGAGGTGGTGGTGCGGGGCGATCGCCTCACCTGGGACCCTCGGGGCGATCGCCTGGAGATTCAGGACAATGTCACCGCCACCCATGAGACGGCTCATCTACAAGCTCAACAGATGGTCTTTCTCAGTGATGTCCAACATCTACAAGCGATTGGGGATGTCATCGCGAATATCGATGAGCCGTCTCTACAAGTGATGACCGAGGAACTGCTCTGGCAAATCCCCGAGGAGTTGGTGCTCAGTGAGGTTCCGGTTCAAGTGGCCCGCTATGAATGGCTCGACGTCCCCGCCGAGGCGATCGCCCCCACCCCCGATGAGGAGGAGGCTGATGAGGAGGAGGCTGATGGGGAGGCGGACCGTGAGGAGCCTCCCCCAGAACCTCGGGATTTACAGGCAGTGACGGTCACGGATCGCGCGGCGGCGGAGAGCATCGAAGTGAACCTAGAGACTCAGGTGGCTCGTCTACAAGAGAATGTTCGCCTGGCCCTACTTGAGCCAGCGGTGGATGTGGCCAGCCATCTCCTAGACTGGGATTTGGGGGAACAACGGCTGACCTCGGATGTGCCGTTACGGGTCACCCATCGTGAGAAAGAGGTTGTTCTCAGCGGCAATCGAGGCTGGATGAGCTTACCCGATGAAGTCTTCTATCTGCAAGATGGGGTTGAGGTCTTGGGCCAAAACAATCAAGCTCAGTTAACCGCCAATGAACTTACCTGGTTCATTCCTTCTGAAACCTTTGAAGCTCAGGGAAATGTCGCCTATCGCCAAGTCGATCCCCCCTTACAACTAACGGGACCCCGAGCCGATGGCCAGTTAGAGGAGCAAACCTTTGTGGTCACCGGTGGGGATGTGGTGACGGAAGTCCTGGTCAATTCTCGGCCATGATGAGTAACAGCCCGAGTCGGCTGGGGTCGGTGGTGTCTGGGGAGGATCTGTTGGCGGTGGATGCGGAAGCTTGTCAACTGGCCCAGGAAGTCGTTCCTAGTTATATCTCTAACATTAGACAGATGCGATAACCGTCAGATGCGATAACATGGCTGAAACCTCGAATCTATCTATAACGTTACGACGATGCGAAACAAAGCGCTCTTATTACTCTTAACTCTACCTCTGATTGCTTGCAATAGCGTTGAGGTGAACGAGGATCTCGCTCAGGGGAATGCTGAGGAAGAGGTACAGGAGGCCCCGATGGCTGAGCTGGAAGAAGGGGAGGCTCGTGTTTCTATCTCCCTGATGTTCCCTGATGAGGAGTTTGGGGCGACCTCGGATTGGGAGGCTTCTCTGTATATGGGAGCAGAGCCGGGAGAAGAAACCAGTGGACGCTTTACGGATTGGAAATCTCCCGATGAGGAAGGTCTCTTGCAGTTTATGCTTCCTGAGGAGGTACGTGAGGATGAGACAGCTCCGTTTGGGGAGGAGGGGCAAACTTATGTCCGGCTTCGTTCTCTGGATGATGCCTACCCCTCATTTGATATTGTTAGTGAAGCCTTTACCCTGACGGAAGGGAGTCATCAGGTTGATGTGGCGATTAATTCTCTGGTGATTAGTACTGGCTCGGATTGGTTGGGAACTCCCTCGGAAGACTAATGAGGACTGGGAGCGTAGCGGACGGGGATGGCGATCGCCCGTTGTAGATGTTCGGCAAACTCTTGCAGCACCTCTCGGGAGACGGCTTTGAGTTGATGCACGGCATAGGGGCGATCGCCCTGATGGTGATTTCCCCGTCCGTCGAGTTGATGGCCGACGGGTTTGGGACGGGTGGGGGTGTTCAGTTGGATTTCGTGGGGATGCAGTTGAGCGATTAAGTCTTGATAGGCCTGTTGTTGCTGCGGACTCCAAGGACTGAGGAGCATGGTTTGAATATCGAGGAGTCCTGAGTAGTCACGGCGGAACTGATGTAGGCCC harbors:
- the metG gene encoding methionine--tRNA ligase, coding for MSSNPSHDQTFALTTPLYYVNALPHIGSAYTTVAADVLARFYRLLGYSVSLVTGTDEHGQKIQRTAQEKQRDPQAYCDEVVACFEDLWQKLNIQYDSFSRTTAPRHEAIVREFFQRVWDNGDIYLGQQKGWYCVACEEFKDEGELLEDHYCPLHPNRQVEWRDEENYFFRLSKYQQPLEDLYEKQPDFIQPPMRRNEVLSFVQGGLQDFSISRVNMDWGFPVPENPDHTLYVWFDALLGYLTGLLKPEDEPTLEQVLARSYPFQLHLIGKDILRFHAVYWPAMLLSAGMPLPGRVFGHGFLTKDGHKISKTLGNTVDPVDLVERFGSDAFRYYFMKEIEFGRDGDYNETRFINTINADLANDLGNLLNRTLGMARKYCGGSVPHLDIASISGENPLKALGETLTPRVRSAYEGLAFHEACVASLSLVRAGNKYIDDRAPWSLYKQGEQAAVEEVLYSVLESVRLVAYLLSPVVPHLSTAIYGQLGYGTDFDQHQSVRETAGFEHHGAWGVLPPGQSLNKPEPVFRRIEVLSE
- a CDS encoding LabA-like NYN domain-containing protein translates to MLNDFEQDSIFTPEQVLENRGRVAIFIDGSNLFYAAMQLGMEIDYTKLLCRLTAGSRLLRSFFYTGVDRTNEKQQGFLLWMRRNGYRVIAKDLVQLPDGSKKANLDVEIAVDMMALVGAYDTAILVSGDGDLAYAVDAVSYRGVRVEVVSLRSMTSDSLINVADRYIDLENIKEEIQKNPRHHPYTYRPLSGVGGSPVIEDKPTK
- the deoC gene encoding deoxyribose-phosphate aldolase, producing MTPETIDLDIAPFIDHSLLNPGAGDELVRKWCTEAERFGFASVCVYPSRVFLARECLQGKAPTVSTVIGFPSGATTSASKLYEALDAVEQGASELDVVLNLGWIKEQKTNLIYNEIAKICDESNVTVKAILETNLLTPDELELVSAIAIDAGVQCLQTCTGWNGGVQVEHIRQLKEIAKGQIAIKAAAGIRSRSDAIALIEAGATRLGTSYSLQLLQPDNEPEDPT
- a CDS encoding lysophospholipid acyltransferase family protein, producing MPVENALQLSRGVLGSLGIKLFLYHEDRIPESGSLVIASNHRSILDAPVLMAALNRPIRFACHHYMGQVPLMRDVVTGMGAFPLEDARRRQQSFLRQGSDLLAQREPVGVFPEGTQPMVSQTEARSLRPFHRGFAHLALQFASRHPRQDVAILPMAIVALEEQIYQPIPIRLLRMFDPSEPLFDQPGWHPMVVYKRLAVSVGHPYWIRQGDRQAYQGSQGKAAVKRVTQTCHDEILDLLQSTR
- the lptC gene encoding LPS export ABC transporter periplasmic protein LptC — translated: MTSICFGSQGRRAIRRSRSLGVLLLSVFVLTACTPTPQSPDSAESIPSQQVDPSLVFENVSLRQVGDDGTVVWVIEAERVTYSGDRQVAQLENVSGQLYRDGEPIYQVEGRSGILEQEDQRMLLGDEVVVIDLRDEVVVRGDRLTWDPRGDRLEIQDNVTATHETAHLQAQQMVFLSDVQHLQAIGDVIANIDEPSLQVMTEELLWQIPEELVLSEVPVQVARYEWLDVPAEAIAPTPDEEEADEEEADGEADREEPPPEPRDLQAVTVTDRAAAESIEVNLETQVARLQENVRLALLEPAVDVASHLLDWDLGEQRLTSDVPLRVTHREKEVVLSGNRGWMSLPDEVFYLQDGVEVLGQNNQAQLTANELTWFIPSETFEAQGNVAYRQVDPPLQLTGPRADGQLEEQTFVVTGGDVVTEVLVNSRP
- a CDS encoding alpha/beta fold hydrolase, yielding MTPLTLLTPSQPKPHQPLFVYLPGMDGSGYLLRSQLPHLAPHFDIRCLQLPPDDLRDWHSLAQETLDLLAPLRQGRPLYLFGESFGGCLALMMASQQPDCCDRLILSNPASALQRRPLLLWGSHLVQWMPDVLNAISALGLLPFLAALDRIPPENRHALLDAMRHVSSKAITWRIGLLRDFRIPPEDLARIHPPTLILASTLDHLLPSLNEAQDLIRILPNAKIHHLPHSGHACLLERDTNLLNILKQEDFLSKQLTTNHLI